The following are from one region of the Chloracidobacterium sp. genome:
- a CDS encoding carbohydrate kinase family protein: MQFPFSIRDDTDFDVTGFGTNAVDFLISVPAYPDFSKKVELTDYVQAAGGEIATTMVGLQRLGLKSLYVGRFGGDAAGDFGMKSLIEEGVDIRFSEKIQGASTQIAFIIIDTRNGERTVIWQRDHRLAFTSEDVPMSAAGCSKVLHMSPHDTAACRTLAEAARRSGTIVSLDIDNVFDGLDELLPHIDILITSAEFPSKLFGIRDAKEALTEMRSRYGARVVGTTLGESGSLLLCEGSFIETSGFAVPGGCKDTTGAGDSFRVGLIYGLLTGETVEESARMANAVAALKCRAVGARTALPNKTELRDLMTGR, encoded by the coding sequence ATGCAATTTCCATTCTCGATCAGGGACGATACTGACTTTGATGTTACCGGCTTTGGTACTAATGCCGTCGACTTTCTTATCAGTGTTCCGGCATATCCCGATTTTTCAAAAAAGGTCGAGTTGACCGACTACGTCCAGGCCGCCGGTGGAGAAATAGCCACGACAATGGTCGGGCTACAGCGACTCGGCCTGAAATCGTTGTATGTCGGGCGGTTCGGCGGCGACGCTGCCGGCGATTTCGGAATGAAGAGTCTGATCGAAGAGGGCGTCGATATTCGTTTTTCCGAAAAGATCCAGGGCGCATCGACACAGATCGCCTTCATCATCATCGATACTAGAAATGGCGAACGGACCGTCATCTGGCAGCGTGACCATCGGTTGGCGTTTACCAGCGAAGACGTTCCGATGTCCGCCGCAGGTTGCTCAAAGGTCCTGCACATGTCCCCGCATGACACGGCGGCTTGCAGGACGCTAGCCGAGGCCGCCCGCCGAAGCGGCACCATCGTGTCGCTCGACATCGATAACGTTTTTGACGGGCTCGACGAGCTTTTGCCGCACATCGATATTCTCATCACCTCAGCTGAATTTCCTTCAAAGCTTTTCGGGATCAGAGACGCTAAGGAAGCACTGACCGAGATGCGTTCCAGATATGGAGCGCGCGTGGTCGGTACTACGTTAGGGGAATCAGGATCCCTTCTATTATGTGAAGGCTCGTTCATCGAAACCTCCGGTTTCGCCGTGCCCGGCGGATGTAAGGACACGACAGGGGCGGGCGATTCGTTTCGGGTAGGTCTGATATATGGCCTACTGACCGGCGAAACGGTCGAGGAATCGGCTCGCATGGCAAACGCTGTGGCGGCGCTGAAATGCCGTGCGGTCGGGGCGAGAACTGCGCTTCCGAACAAAACCGAACTCCGTGACCTGATGACCGGAAGATGA
- a CDS encoding VWA domain-containing protein, protein MFKSHDRHLRVLLVALSAIFVAGVAFAQDKTEVIRVETELVSFEVTVTDPRGKPINGLQSSDFRILENGKERQIDFFQPIRNVELQRPLVVVFALDVSGSMTEAELDRLRSAMDQFIARLANPDSYFAVVAFAMDVKTVQDLTNRREKIERSLGKIAKDRSGLSTHAYDAVDHAVRMIERRSPRSIRSRIPKRAVVVISDGFPVGDVVAPRTVIERAQAADVSVFSVIMPSYSRLQGSKRPLMTPFESSGIVTRTGGVSFYANENDLDPLFKALAEQITSSYVVAFYPDENDPEDYRRVKVESKSGFVVKQNRTGYTLKRQE, encoded by the coding sequence ATGTTCAAATCCCACGATCGTCATCTTCGAGTATTGTTGGTCGCTCTTTCTGCGATCTTTGTGGCGGGCGTCGCGTTCGCTCAGGACAAAACCGAAGTGATCCGTGTCGAAACCGAGCTTGTTTCATTTGAGGTGACCGTTACCGATCCGCGAGGGAAACCGATAAACGGCCTGCAGTCGAGCGATTTTCGGATCCTCGAGAACGGCAAAGAAAGGCAGATCGATTTTTTTCAGCCGATCAGAAATGTCGAACTCCAGCGTCCGCTGGTTGTCGTCTTCGCATTAGATGTATCCGGCAGTATGACCGAGGCCGAGCTCGATCGGCTCAGATCCGCAATGGATCAGTTCATCGCACGGCTTGCGAATCCTGATTCGTATTTTGCGGTGGTAGCCTTCGCGATGGATGTCAAAACGGTCCAGGACTTAACGAATCGCCGTGAAAAGATAGAAAGATCTTTAGGTAAGATCGCGAAAGACCGTTCGGGGCTTTCGACGCACGCCTACGACGCTGTCGATCATGCGGTCAGAATGATCGAACGTCGATCTCCGCGATCGATACGCAGCCGCATTCCGAAACGGGCGGTCGTGGTGATATCTGACGGATTTCCGGTTGGAGATGTGGTTGCACCGAGAACCGTGATCGAGCGGGCACAGGCCGCCGATGTAAGTGTCTTTTCAGTGATCATGCCATCTTATTCCCGGCTGCAGGGAAGCAAACGGCCGCTGATGACCCCGTTCGAATCGTCAGGGATCGTGACTCGGACCGGCGGCGTAAGCTTTTATGCGAATGAAAACGATCTCGACCCGCTGTTCAAAGCGCTGGCCGAGCAGATAACGTCATCCTACGTGGTTGCGTTTTATCCCGACGAGAATGATCCTGAAGACTATCGAAGGGTCAAGGTTGAATCAAAAAGCGGATTTGTCGTTAAGCAGAACCGAACGGGTTACACACTCAAACGACAGGAGTAG
- a CDS encoding diguanylate cyclase has protein sequence MDDISGNNPGLRSNLARWTILSVAALFAAFSFYQIFSYTFVSFVVIAVSSIVASLIGKYEMSVPGTEIKFRPKVVLAFWGAMWLGVGGAAILGSLASASKKESASKYTMNDALRIASDTIAAFLGALAFQVSLIYYAGSKPAAIGGFNIPNEVVAASFLMAITHFAVSLALAAIINTTSDVEHRVKDLPVQQIAKGYFTTLSATIVLFLVFNHFGIEFGLVILPLVIFADIAFKIHIRSLELKTRQISEASRVHMATVEALATAIDARDQVGIGHVRRTQIYAVGIGNVMGLSDDEINALRTGALLHDIGKLAVPDHILNKPGRLTPGEMEKTKIHSSVGASILEKVGFPYPVVPIVKYHHECWDGSGYPEGLRGNNIPITARILAIADTFDTLRGARPYRHAVPRDEACDFLRSRAGSQFDPTIVDLFLRNLRIFENEIDAQGLTYEKTIEGPAVGSIVLDESATPNYVEQIKRANHEVFTLYSLARDFSGSLNLDETLSLFTRKIAEFIPFDTSVVYLLDESGETATAAYAHGLNRSVLSNKQIKLGEGATGYALKKLRPVENVDPALDFAFSDTEIGRDYSAMLSLPILADEKLIGAVSLYSCELSNYQDEHVRLLDTVSRIAADAIEKALKHAEAQIYALTDPMTGLPNSRSLQIEFDKEVTRASRTDSSFQLLVLDLDGFKSVNDTYGHKTGDNMLKEVGRVIREQLREYDFLSRYGGDEFVAIIPETNLADIKRLKRRIVEAVSNFVMPVNDEAFAGVGISLGSASYPSQGETFDELIVAADKAMYLTKAINRQRKLVTIPTEIQAGLQPPGESSSTTIDTIIDPIEVTATHDRKNISDQIADAEELRMIASSAIN, from the coding sequence ATGGACGACATTAGCGGAAACAATCCAGGACTGAGGTCAAATCTGGCTCGATGGACGATATTGAGCGTCGCTGCCCTGTTTGCGGCCTTTTCGTTCTATCAGATCTTTAGTTACACGTTTGTGAGCTTTGTCGTGATCGCTGTCTCATCGATCGTTGCCTCGTTGATCGGGAAGTACGAGATGAGCGTTCCCGGAACCGAGATCAAGTTTCGGCCTAAGGTCGTGCTGGCATTCTGGGGCGCGATGTGGCTGGGCGTCGGCGGGGCAGCAATACTTGGATCGTTGGCTTCTGCGTCGAAAAAGGAATCAGCTTCGAAATACACGATGAACGACGCGCTTCGGATCGCGTCTGACACGATCGCTGCATTTTTGGGTGCTCTGGCGTTTCAGGTTTCACTCATCTACTATGCTGGTTCAAAACCGGCCGCGATCGGCGGGTTCAATATTCCCAACGAGGTTGTCGCCGCGTCTTTCTTAATGGCGATCACTCACTTTGCAGTGAGTCTTGCACTTGCCGCGATCATCAATACGACATCTGATGTCGAACATCGGGTGAAAGATCTTCCCGTCCAACAGATCGCAAAGGGCTACTTCACGACCCTTTCGGCCACGATCGTTCTATTTCTGGTCTTTAACCACTTTGGCATCGAGTTCGGACTCGTGATCCTTCCGTTGGTGATCTTTGCCGATATTGCGTTCAAGATCCATATCCGAAGCCTTGAACTCAAGACCCGGCAGATCTCTGAAGCGAGCCGAGTTCATATGGCGACGGTCGAAGCCTTAGCAACGGCGATCGACGCTCGAGATCAGGTCGGGATCGGCCATGTTCGCCGAACGCAGATCTACGCTGTGGGGATCGGGAACGTCATGGGCCTGAGCGATGACGAAATAAACGCCTTGCGGACCGGAGCACTTCTTCACGATATCGGCAAACTTGCGGTGCCCGACCACATATTGAATAAACCGGGGAGGTTAACACCGGGGGAGATGGAGAAAACCAAGATCCACTCCTCCGTCGGTGCTTCCATACTCGAAAAGGTCGGGTTCCCATATCCCGTCGTTCCGATAGTAAAGTATCACCATGAATGCTGGGACGGGAGCGGATATCCCGAGGGTCTTCGCGGTAACAACATCCCGATAACTGCACGAATTCTAGCGATCGCTGATACGTTCGACACACTACGCGGAGCTCGGCCTTACCGGCACGCGGTGCCGCGCGACGAAGCCTGCGATTTCCTGCGGTCGCGAGCCGGCTCACAGTTTGACCCGACCATCGTTGATCTGTTTCTGCGAAACCTCCGTATTTTCGAGAACGAGATCGACGCGCAGGGATTGACGTACGAAAAGACGATCGAGGGACCCGCGGTCGGTTCGATAGTTCTTGATGAGAGTGCAACGCCAAATTACGTGGAGCAGATCAAGCGCGCCAATCACGAAGTCTTCACGCTTTACTCGCTTGCACGCGATTTCAGCGGTTCATTGAACCTTGACGAGACGTTGTCGCTTTTCACCCGAAAGATCGCCGAGTTCATTCCGTTCGATACCAGCGTTGTGTATTTGCTTGACGAATCGGGCGAGACCGCAACGGCTGCCTATGCCCATGGTCTGAACAGGTCCGTTCTGAGCAACAAACAGATCAAACTAGGCGAAGGAGCAACCGGATACGCACTGAAAAAGCTCAGACCGGTCGAGAACGTAGATCCGGCTCTCGATTTTGCGTTTTCCGATACTGAGATCGGCCGCGACTATTCGGCGATGCTTTCATTGCCAATACTTGCCGACGAAAAGCTGATAGGCGCGGTCTCCCTCTATTCCTGCGAACTCTCAAACTATCAGGACGAACACGTTCGGCTTCTTGATACCGTTTCGAGAATAGCGGCCGATGCGATCGAGAAAGCACTGAAACATGCAGAGGCACAGATCTACGCGTTGACGGACCCGATGACCGGACTCCCGAATTCGCGCAGCCTGCAGATCGAATTTGATAAGGAAGTCACGCGTGCCAGCCGAACTGATTCGAGCTTTCAATTGCTGGTTCTCGATCTAGATGGCTTCAAGAGTGTCAATGACACCTATGGCCACAAGACCGGCGACAATATGCTGAAAGAGGTAGGACGCGTGATAAGGGAGCAGCTCCGCGAGTACGACTTCTTATCGCGGTACGGCGGCGACGAATTTGTTGCGATCATTCCCGAGACCAATCTTGCGGATATCAAACGCCTGAAGCGGAGGATCGTCGAAGCCGTGAGCAATTTCGTAATGCCGGTGAACGACGAAGCCTTTGCCGGCGTTGGAATAAGCCTCGGGTCAGCAAGCTACCCCAGCCAGGGCGAGACCTTTGACGAGCTGATCGTAGCAGCCGACAAAGCAATGTACCTGACGAAGGCTATCAATCGTCAGAGAAAACTCGTCACCATCCCGACCGAGATCCAAGCTGGGTTGCAGCCGCCTGGTGAATCAAGCAGCACAACGATCGACACCATCATCGATCCGATCGAGGTCACCGCAACCCATGACCGGAAAAACATATCGGATCAGATAGCCGATGCAGAGGAGCTAAGGATGATCGCTTCGTCGGCTATCAACTAG
- a CDS encoding BamA/TamA family outer membrane protein, whose translation MVILGVILFVRGQDRFEGREIADISIAFEGTDTSISSAEQYRVIARDALGSRYSAVGVRDAIADLYSTAQIAAVTVEAADAANDRVGVRFLIRRKTVAKRVSIALVNGLESGVTEQELLLRVNLLDPGTAINERSLQSNADLIVEYLRDRGFYRAEARFEQKPIAATTDVEVTFRVTPGPQARIEAFDVSIDGADSSQLKSVIRLQPGERFSRAGLARDIESVRDSLRSKDFLAPLINEPRIIFDSETNAITVTLTGSAGPKIVVNVETDKEKIGNSTQNRLLPIKREGTLDYSAIIEGERRLENFYQERGYFFANVVSVCSVNPPLAGDEGVTAAGETSYRCSTLTGTDLTGREVKIDYRVDLNRRLKLVDIRLRGTDQFTIDEILSVLDSQEANILGIIPIFGYGRGYTSQAILDEDAATIRSLLRELGYRQAEVRINQGVSPDGENLIITFIVEQGVPTRVSDVEIRGNIAFSEAELKGQLPEIVGKNFSRARVRNGQRLLAEFYSNRGYYDAKIDFSVDELPTDAVSGENRFKVIYNIENENKPVYINRILVNGNVRTKTEAILRALALENDELLRTADIYTSEQNLYGTDAFERIDIKPQPVGDRADGGRLTDVIVDVQEQKPRLLQYGGGYSTDLGWSGFVDLRHFNLLGNLWQGGSRLRWSQRQQIAQIDFINPRFIRDGKAKFAPLTISIQYQRDSTVTRFFRSAFDRGTFGIVQRVDKNGVPIDEFGNAAGDPTLNRLSFSAETNRTISRRDRSIVFFRYRYEDVRLFNTQSLLISDLLEPDSRIRISGFSTTYVRDTRRNCNIKYSILDIIARGDVGEKCRYNASDPTNGDYFTAEYSGSVPALGANIGFHKFQASYNYYYTFPRLKNTTIAARGILGLASVFSNGNRFPAEYSQLNGLLPISERFFAGGANTLRGFEFESAGPRVVIVPEGEFRNSDGEVVFLDPFTIPFGGNALAVINVEARIPLSKSVRAVPFYDGGNVFKRPRDIFTKPSAAPNDVAGQNAISAWSHTVGLGFRIRTPIGGEFGIDYGFLLNPPTFLIPQGNAPNAFYRLGQGQLHFRFSQAF comes from the coding sequence GTGGTCATTTTGGGGGTCATACTGTTCGTTCGCGGTCAAGATCGGTTCGAGGGCCGCGAGATCGCTGATATCTCGATAGCATTCGAGGGAACCGATACCAGTATTTCCTCGGCAGAGCAATACAGGGTCATTGCGCGTGACGCACTCGGAAGCCGCTATTCGGCCGTCGGCGTGCGTGATGCGATCGCCGATCTTTATAGCACTGCACAGATCGCAGCGGTCACCGTCGAGGCCGCCGATGCAGCCAATGATCGCGTTGGCGTTCGATTCCTGATCCGCCGTAAGACCGTCGCCAAGCGTGTCTCGATCGCGTTGGTCAACGGATTGGAATCCGGGGTTACCGAACAGGAATTGCTTCTGCGGGTGAATTTGCTCGATCCGGGCACGGCGATAAACGAGCGCTCGCTCCAGAGCAATGCCGATCTGATCGTCGAATATCTTCGTGATCGCGGCTTCTATCGTGCTGAAGCTCGGTTCGAACAAAAGCCGATCGCCGCCACGACCGATGTCGAAGTGACGTTTCGCGTTACACCTGGGCCGCAGGCCAGGATCGAAGCCTTCGATGTTTCGATCGATGGTGCCGATTCTTCCCAACTGAAGTCGGTCATCCGCTTACAGCCGGGCGAGCGATTCTCACGCGCTGGCCTTGCACGCGATATCGAATCCGTCCGCGATTCCCTGCGTTCTAAGGATTTCCTCGCCCCGCTTATCAACGAGCCGCGGATCATTTTCGATAGCGAGACCAATGCTATAACGGTCACATTGACCGGTTCGGCGGGGCCGAAGATCGTCGTGAATGTAGAAACCGACAAAGAGAAGATCGGGAACTCGACCCAAAACAGGCTGCTTCCGATCAAACGTGAAGGCACGCTCGATTACTCGGCGATCATTGAAGGTGAACGCCGGCTTGAGAACTTTTATCAGGAGCGAGGCTATTTCTTTGCAAACGTCGTTTCTGTCTGTTCGGTCAACCCTCCATTGGCCGGTGACGAGGGGGTGACCGCGGCCGGCGAGACGAGTTATCGCTGCTCGACGCTGACTGGGACTGATCTTACCGGACGTGAGGTGAAGATCGATTATCGCGTCGACCTCAACCGCCGTCTAAAGCTCGTGGACATTCGGCTGCGGGGCACCGACCAATTTACGATCGACGAGATCCTCTCAGTGCTTGATTCTCAGGAAGCCAATATTCTCGGGATCATACCGATCTTTGGTTATGGGCGTGGCTATACGAGCCAGGCGATACTCGACGAGGACGCCGCGACGATCCGTTCGCTGCTTCGCGAACTCGGGTACCGTCAAGCCGAGGTGCGGATAAACCAGGGTGTCTCTCCCGATGGTGAGAACCTGATCATAACCTTTATCGTCGAACAGGGTGTCCCGACACGTGTTTCCGACGTCGAAATACGGGGGAATATCGCATTCAGCGAGGCTGAGTTAAAAGGTCAGCTTCCCGAGATCGTCGGAAAGAATTTTTCCCGTGCGAGGGTCCGGAACGGGCAGCGTCTTCTCGCTGAATTCTATTCAAACCGAGGTTATTACGACGCAAAGATAGATTTCTCCGTTGACGAGTTGCCGACCGACGCCGTGTCCGGTGAAAACCGTTTCAAGGTCATTTACAACATCGAAAACGAAAATAAACCCGTCTATATCAATCGCATTCTTGTAAATGGGAACGTCCGGACCAAAACTGAAGCGATCCTAAGGGCGCTAGCTTTGGAAAATGACGAATTACTCAGAACCGCCGACATCTATACAAGTGAACAGAACTTATACGGAACCGACGCATTTGAACGAATCGACATAAAACCCCAGCCGGTCGGCGACCGGGCCGATGGCGGCCGACTGACTGACGTGATCGTTGACGTCCAGGAACAGAAGCCGCGGCTGCTTCAGTATGGCGGCGGCTATTCCACCGACCTGGGATGGAGTGGTTTTGTTGATCTCCGTCACTTTAACCTCTTGGGCAACCTGTGGCAGGGCGGTTCAAGGCTGCGTTGGAGCCAGCGTCAGCAGATAGCGCAGATCGATTTCATCAATCCGCGTTTCATCCGGGACGGCAAGGCGAAATTCGCTCCGTTGACGATCTCGATCCAGTATCAACGCGATTCGACGGTGACACGCTTCTTTCGTTCCGCGTTCGACCGCGGAACATTTGGCATAGTCCAGCGAGTCGATAAAAACGGAGTACCTATCGACGAATTCGGTAATGCCGCGGGTGATCCAACACTGAATCGGCTCAGCTTTTCGGCCGAAACAAATCGAACTATCAGCAGGCGCGACCGGAGCATTGTGTTCTTTCGATACCGGTATGAGGACGTCCGTCTTTTCAATACTCAGAGTCTGTTGATAAGCGATCTTCTGGAGCCGGATTCGCGGATCCGAATTTCCGGTTTCAGCACGACCTATGTGCGTGATACAAGACGCAACTGCAATATCAAATACTCGATCCTGGATATCATCGCCCGTGGGGATGTCGGCGAAAAGTGTCGGTATAATGCCAGCGATCCGACCAACGGCGACTACTTCACGGCCGAGTACAGCGGATCGGTTCCGGCTCTGGGCGCCAATATCGGCTTTCACAAGTTTCAGGCTTCTTACAACTATTACTACACATTCCCTAGGCTCAAGAATACGACGATTGCCGCCCGCGGAATTCTCGGGCTCGCAAGTGTCTTCTCGAACGGCAACCGATTTCCCGCCGAGTACTCTCAGCTGAACGGACTCTTGCCGATAAGTGAACGATTTTTTGCGGGCGGAGCGAACACGCTTCGCGGTTTCGAATTCGAATCTGCGGGTCCGCGAGTAGTGATCGTTCCCGAGGGCGAGTTTCGAAACAGCGACGGAGAGGTGGTCTTTCTTGATCCGTTCACTATTCCGTTTGGCGGAAATGCTCTCGCCGTGATCAATGTCGAGGCCCGTATCCCGCTTTCGAAGTCCGTTCGAGCTGTCCCGTTCTACGATGGCGGCAATGTATTCAAAAGGCCGCGCGATATCTTCACCAAGCCATCTGCCGCCCCGAACGATGTTGCCGGCCAGAATGCAATTTCAGCATGGTCGCATACCGTCGGACTCGGCTTTCGGATCCGCACGCCGATAGGTGGTGAATTTGGCATCGACTATGGATTTCTTCTTAATCCGCCAACGTTTCTGATCCCGCAAGGCAATGCTCCGAACGCGTTTTACCGGCTCGGACAGGGACAGCTTCATTTTCGATTTTCGCAGGCGTTTTGA